The following proteins are co-located in the Dromiciops gliroides isolate mDroGli1 chromosome 2, mDroGli1.pri, whole genome shotgun sequence genome:
- the LOC122741828 gene encoding LOW QUALITY PROTEIN: apoptosis-inducing factor 3-like (The sequence of the model RefSeq protein was modified relative to this genomic sequence to represent the inferred CDS: inserted 2 bases in 2 codons; substituted 1 base at 1 genomic stop codon): MRRVPDEGPGRLWTPPPWPSLQPGVXSLTSSSAMGGCFSKPKPVELKIXVVLPEKDRAKEDAAPNGQASPLAYKANGRARHYHPEERPSTLHPYPSPHDRVEAAVCHAKDLENGQMREVELGWGKALLVKDNGEFHALGHKCPHYGAPLVKGVLSRGRVRCPWHGACFNIATGDIEDFPGLDSLPKFQVKIEKEKVYIRASKQALQTQKRTKVMAKCISLNNYHVGSTNILIVGAGAAGLVCAETLRQEGFSDRIVMCTMDRHLPYDRPKLSKSLDSQPEQIALRPKEFFLTYDIEVLTETQVVTVDVKNKKAIFKDGFKMEYNKLLLAPGSTPKTLSCKGKEVENVFTIRTPEDANRIGKLACGRNAVVVGAAFLGMEVAAYLTDKAHSVSVVELEEMPFRKFLGEKVGRALMKMFENNGIKFYMQTEVSELRAQEGKLKEVILKSGKVVGADVCVVGIGALPATGFLKQSGINMDARGFIPVNKMMQTNIPGVFXGDAVTFPLALRSHKKVNIPHWQMAHIHGRVAAQNMLAQEAEISTVPCLWTAMFGKSIRYTGYGEGFDDVIIQGDLDELKFVAFYTKNDEVIAVANMNYDPIVSKVAEVLASGRAIRKRGVETGDMSWLTGKGY; the protein is encoded by the exons ATGCGCCGGGTCCCTGATGAAGGGCCCGGCCGCCTCTGGACGCCCCCACCATGGCCTAGCCTCCAGCCCGGTG CTTCGCTCACCAGCTCCAGCGCCATGGGAGGCTGCTTCTCCAAACCCAAGCCAG TGGAGCTCAAAATTTAAGTGGTGCTCCCCGAGAAGGATCGAGCCAAAGAGGATGCGGCTCCCAACGGCCAGGCCAGCCCCCTGGCCTACAAAGCCAATGGCCGGGCCCGGCACTACCACCCTGAGGAGCGGCCCTCCACGCTGCACCCCTACCCCAGCCCACACGACCGAGTGGAGGCTGCTGTGTGCCACGCCAAGGACTTGGAGAACGGCCAGATGCGGGAGGTGGAGCTGGGCTGGGGCAAGGCCCTCTTGGTGAAGGACAACGGGGAATTCCATGCCTTGGGTCACAAATGTCCGCACTATGGAGCCCCCCTGGTGAAAGGGGTTCTCTCCAGGGGCAGGGTCCGATGCCCCTGGCACGGTGCCTGCTTCAATATTGCCACTGGAGACATTGAAGACTTCCCGGGCCTGGACAGCCTGCCCAAATTCCAGGTGAAGATTGAGAAAGAGAAGGTGTATATTCGAGCCAGCAAACAGGCCCTGCAGACGCAGAAGAGGACGAAGGTGATGGCCAAGTGCATCTCCCTCAACAACTACCATGTGGGAAGCACCAACATCCTGATCGTGGGAGCGGGGGCGGCCGGCTTGGTGTGTGCAGAGACTCTGAGGCAGGAGGGCTTCTCCGACAGAATCGTGATGTGCACAATGGACAGACACCTTCCCTATGACAGACCCAAGCTCAGCAAGTCCCTGGACTCCCAGCCGGAGCAGATTGCACTCAGGCCCAAGGAGTTCTTCCTGACATATGACATCGAAGTCCTGACTGAGACCCAGGTTGTCACGGTGGATGTGAAGAACAAGAAAGCGATATTCAAGGATGGCTTTAAGATGGAGTACAATAAGTTGCTCTTGGCCCCAGGAAGCACTCCCAAGACCCTCAGCTGCAAAGGAAAAGAAGTGGAGAACGTCTTCACTATTCGGACCCCGGAAGATGCCAATAGGATCGGGAAGCTGGCCTGTGGGAGGAATGCAGTTGTCGTTGGGGCCGCCTTCTTGGGCATGGAGGTGGCTGCCTATCTGACTGACAAGGCACACTCTGTGTCAGTTGTGGAGTTAGAAGAGATGCCCTTCCGGAAATTCCTTGGGGAGAAAGTTGGCCGAGCTCTCATGAAGATGTTTGAGAACAATGGAATCAAGTTTTACATGCAGACAGAAGTCTCAGAGCTTCGGGCTCAAGAAGGGAAGCTGAAGGAGGTGATACTGAAGAGTGGAAAAGTTGTCGGGGCTGACGTCTGTGTGGTGGGCATTGGTGCCTTGCCAGCCACAGGCTTCCTTAAACAGAGCGGGATCAACATGGATGCCCGGGGCTTCATTCCTGTTAACAAGATGATGCAGACAAACATCCCTGGCGTCT GCGGCGATGCCGTCACATTCCCGCTGGCTTTGAGGAGCCACAAGAAAGTGAACATCCCACACTGGCAGATGGCCCACATCCACGGGCGTGTGGCGGCTCAGAACATGCTGGCCCAGGAAGCCGAGATCAGCACCGTGCCCTGCCTCTGGACGGCCATGTTTGGGAAAAGTATCCGCTACACAGGGTATGGGGAAGGGTTTGATGATGTCATCATCCAGGGAGACCTGGACGAGCTGAAGTTTGTGGCCTTTTATACCAAGAATGATGAGGTGATCGCAGTGGCCAACATGAACTACGACCCGATTGTCTCCAAAGTGGCCGAAGTCTTGGCCTCAGGGAGAGCCATCCGCAAGCGGGGTGTGGAGACTGGAGACATGTCGTGGCTGACAGGCAAAGGCTACTGA